TCACAAATTCCTATTCTTCCTAATGATGACGTCAATCAGGGACAAAGTTCAAATGATATTTTCCCGACTGCCATGAATATCACAGCTGCTTTGGCTGTCACTAAACTCAATCAGGCCATTCAACATTTAATCAGAGAATTAAAAAAGAAAGAAACGCAATATTGGCGGACTGTTAAGGTTGGCAGGACGCACCTTCAAGATGCCACCCCCCTAACTTTTGGGCAGGAAATCAGCGGCTGGGTCAGTCAATTGCAGCATGATTTGTCTTATCTGCAGACACTAGCACCGACGCTTAATGAATTGGCCATAGGTGGAACTGCTGTCGGGACGGGCCTGAATGCCGCACCAGGTTTTGCCCAAACAATTGCCAAAAAAATGGCTGATCTTTATCACATCCCCTTCACTGCTGATTCCAATAAATTCTATGGGTTAGCAGCACATTCCGGCCTTAATGTTGTGCACGGCGCGATCAAAACATTAGCCAGCGATCTCTTAAAGATTGCTAATGATATTCGTTTTCTAGCCAGCGGGCCAAGAGCGGGTTACGGTGAATTAACAATTCCAGCCAATGAACCTGGATCGTCAATTATGCCCGGAAAAGTGAATCCGACACAAGCCGAGGCCATCACAATGGCCGCAGTCCGAGTGTTAGGCAACGATGTCGTAATTAGTCTAGCAGCCAGCCAGGGAAATTTTGAAATGAATGTCTATAAACCTGTTTTGATTAGTGCCTTTTTGGAATCCGCTGATTTGCTCAGCACGACAATTACCTCATTTACAGACAAATTAGTCGTCGGGCTCACAGCAAATGTTCAGCGCATGCAAGAACTGTTAAATCAGTCCTTAATGACCGTGACCGCCTTATCGCCGCATATCGGCTACCACGATAGTGCCATGATCGCTCAGCTAGCGCAGCGAGAGGGGCTCACACTTAAGGCAGCAGCATTGAAATCTGGCAAAGTATCAGAGAAACAGTTCAATAAATGGGTTGTCGCAATTGGCATGACCAACATCCAATAGACCGCCAGGAATGAAACACCCCCCAGTAAACTCAGACAAACAAAAACCGCAAGCTCAGAAGCACAGAGCTTGCGGTTTTTGAAAATGTTTAATATCGTGATAAATTTTAAGCTGCCATACGACGATCAAACCATTTAGCAATCAGAGACAGGCCAAAGTTCAAAATGAAATACATAATTGCCAGGGCAATGAAGACTGGAATTGTGTAATTCGAATTTTGAGCATAAACAATCTGCCCACGGAAAGTCATTTCAGCTAACACAATACCAACTGCCAAACTGGTATCCTTCACCAAAGAAATCAGCTGTGAAATGATTGGCGGAATCATCTTCTTGATGCCTTGCGGCAGCACAATGTGCATCAAAGCTTGGGCATTACTCATCCCAACTGATCGTGCACCTTCTGTTTGGCCAGCCGGGACTGCCAGCAGGCCGCCTCGAATAATTTCAGCCAGCATTGTCGACTCAAAAACCGTCATCGCAATCACAGTCGCCCAGAAAACCGGCAGATACAGGCCAATTCTCGGGAGCACAAAGTAAATGAAGAAGATAATCAATAGAAGAGGCAGATTACGTATAACATCATTAATAATCGTCACGTAACGAGATAGAAATGGCACTTTTTCGTACATAATCACGCCAACAAAAGCACCAATCACGAGACTGGCAATCACAGAAATAATCGACACACCAATAGTTATGCCAAGCCCTCCAAGAAGGTAATTGATGTTGCTTGGTGTAAAAGCGTCAAATATACTTGCAGCGATAATCATCATGAGTCCTCCTTTGCCAATCCCTTAGTTTTTGCTTCCAAATATTTCATGTAATAACTCAAAGGCAAGGTAATAATCAGATAGAAAATACCAACAATAATATATGAGTTAAAACTATCAAAAGTAGCAGCGGCCACGTTATTAGCTGTATACATCAAATCTCCACCGGCCACAAAAGCTAGAATTGACGAGTTTTTTACCAAGTTAATGAATTGGTTTCCCAAAGAAGGAATCGCAATTTTGTAAGCCTGCGGCAGGACGATAATGCGTAAAGTTTGCGAAAAACTCAAACCGTTAGCACGAGCACCTTCCGTCTGGCCAATATCGACAGCGTTGATACCAGCGCGGACGGTTTCTGCGATAAAGGCCGATGTATACAAGGAAAGCCCAATCGTACCTGCAGTAAAACCATCCAACGCAATAACCCGTGTACCGACAAGGTAAAAAAACATCACGATAATCAGCAAAGGAATATTTCTGAAAACCTCAACATATATCCTGGCAATGCCGCGCGCAATCCGACTCGGAACGATCTGCAAAATTGCGAAAAGTGTCCCCAAAATCAAAGATGCAATCAGAGCAATAATACTAGACAAGACCGTATAACCGAAAGCCGTCAGAAAAGCACCAAAATTAGAAGTCAATAAATTTATCATCTCTCAAGCGACCTCCAGTTCAGTCCGGGAACACCACGGAACCATTTTCTGATCAAACGGTTATACGTACCGTTTGCAATAATTGCCTTTAAAGCGCGATTAGTCTGCTTAACCATGGCTGTCTGATGATTATCGTAAGCGACACCATAAGGCTCAGTGGTAAAAGTGCCGCCGACAACTGAATAGCCGGGGTTTTCTGTGGCAAGCCCGTATAAGATACCATTATCAGTTGTGAGCGCCTGACCTTGGCCGGCCTTTAAAGCAGCCATAGCCTGGCCATAATCGCCCAATGCCAACACTCGAGCTTTAGGAGCAAATTTTTTAATATTAATAACAGAGTTAGATCCAACAACACCAAGAATTGTCGATTTACTATTATTCAAACTACGCACATTTTTAATACCAGAACCGTCCTTAACCAAGATAGCTTGTCCGGCTTTAAAATATGAGTTTGAGAAATCAATGATTTTTTCACGTTCGGGTGTAATCGTTGCCGTGGCGATAAAACCATCAATATTCGCATTTTTTAATAACTGAATTCGAGTATTTGAAGTCACTACCGTAAAATCAGCCCGCATCGGAACACCAGACTGCTTTGACAGTTGAACCGTTAAAGCCTTAGCAATATCAACATCAAAACCTTCTGGCTCGCCGCTTTTGGTATTCATTAAGCCGAATAATTTAGTATCGGCCTTAACGCCCCAGCGAATGGCGCCCAAACGCTGAACACGTTCCCAGGTATCAACATGCCGAGCATTTCTGGCTGCCACAGCCGAAGCAAAAATGACACCTAAAATGATAACAACCGTTAGGATGATCGAGGTGATGATACCGATTCGCCTTTTTTTTGCTTTTTCCATTCAGTATCCTCCTTAATGATCCAAAACTTGATCAACAAATTGCTGAGCACGTTCACTTGTTGGTTTGTTGAAGAAATCTTCTGTTTTGGAGTCTTCGAGGATTTGACCATCAGCCATAAAAATAACGCGGTTGGCTACTTTACGGGCAAAATTCATTTCATGTGTCACGATCAGGCTTGTAAGGTCAGAATCATTAGCAATCTCCTGGATAATCCTTAAAACATCACCGATCATTTCTGGATCGAGCGCTGAGGTCGGTTCGTCAAATAGCAGCGCTAACGGCTTCATAGCAAGACTTCGAGCAATAGCGACACGCTGCTTTTGGCCACCAGAGAGCATGCTTGGCATCGAACCAGCCTTGTCTTTTAATCCAACTCGATCAAGCAGATCTAAGGCATATTTTTCGTTTTCCTCTTCCGGAATATGATTCACAATTCTAGGAGCCAACATGACATTTTCCAGCACCGACTTATTGTTGTATAAGTTAAAATGCTGAAAAACCATACCAACACGTTTGCGAATCTTATTGATATCGGTTTTCGGATCATGAATATCAAAACCGTTGACGGTCAGATGCCCTTCCTGAATTGGTTCCAAACCGTTAATCGCCCGAATCAGGGTTGATTTTCCGGAACCTGATGGCCCGATCAAAACAACTGTCTCGCCACGATCAATGGTCAGATTTACTTTTTTCAAAGCGTGAAAACTACCGTAATATTTTTCTACGTCCTGAAACTGGATCATAATATCCTTTTTTTCTTCGGCCATATAAACTCCTTTCAAATAGGTCTTCTGGTTAATGAAATTATACAGAACATTGATCGGCAAAAACAAAAAATTATTAATTTTAATAAAAAAAACGCCTTACTTGCCGGCGTTTTCCATACTCTGCATTTTATAAAGATCGTAATAATAACCTTTTTGAGCTAATAACTGGCGATGTGTCCCTTGTTCGACCACAACGCCTTTGTCCAAAACGAGAATCAAATCAGCATCTTTGATCGTCGACAGTCGATGGGCAATGGCAATTGTTGTTCGATTGGTTCGCATATTCTTCAGTGCTCTTTGAATAGCTGCCTCAGTCTGCGTATCAATGTTAGCCGTCGCTTCATCGAGAATCAGAATTTTTGGATCCCGGACAATGGTTCTCGCAAATGAGATCAACTGTTTCTGTCCAGCCGACAGAGAGGACCCGCCTTCCAAAACTGGTGTTTTATAGCCGTGAGGCAGCGAATCAATGAATTTATCTGCATCAACAAAACGTGCAGCGTCTACAATCTGCTGATCTGTAATTGAATCATCATACATCCGGATATTTGAATTGATGTCCCCATAAAACATGAAACTGTCTTGCAGGACCAGTCCCATTTTTTCCCGAAAATCGACAGGATCCAGATCTCGAATATCCTGTCCATCAATTAAGATACTGCCCTTTTGGAACTCATAGAAACGCATCAGCGCATTAATTGTGGACGATTTCCCAGAACCGGTGTGACCGACTAAAGCAATCGTCTGCCCTGGTTCGGCTGTAAAAGAAAGATCATGCAGAATAGTTGTCTTGCCGTCATAAGAGAAATCGACGTGGCGAAATTCAATCTTGCCATCAGTAATTTTGCCATTAGCATTCTCGTGCTGAGCAGGTTCATAAGTCGTATCATCGAGAATCTTACCTGCACGATAACCGGAAACGACGCCATCCTGAAAAGTCGACAAACTTTGCTGCACATTATTCAAGGGATTAAAAATGTTGCCGATCCAGTTCGTAAAGGCATAAATCGTCCCGCCAGCAACAGCAGCCGTAAAGGACTGATTCCCTAAATACCAGAGAATGAACACTGTCGTCATACCAAGTAAAAGCTGGTTCATCGGGCCAAGGAGCCGTGAGTCCATTTTGACCATGTGAAAACGTGCATCAAAATATTCCTGATTGATCTTTTCGAATTCACTCTTCATGCGTGTTTCTTGATGAAAGTTCTGAATGGTCTCGATGCCATTGATCGATTCAGCCAATTTAGCATTCAGAGCGGACAATTTAGCACGCATATTACGGTAAACACTTGAAGAATACTTTTGATAAACCCAGATCGTCAGCAAAGTCACAGGAACGATTAATAGCAGCCAATAGGACAAACCTGGATCTGAAGCGAACATAAAGATATACACACTAATGATTGAAGCAACCGCATAAATTAAATTGACCAGCAGCATCCAAAAATCAAAAAACGATTCAGTATCATTCATAACTCGTGTAACAAGTGCACCGCCAGGAACCTGATCAAAATAACGCATACCCAGTTGATGCAGTTTGGCATATAGACGCTTACGAACGTTATTTAAAGCCGTTTCAGAGGCTTGTCCATACCAGAAATTCTGAAAATAAGTTAATATAGCAGAAAAAATTTGGATTGCGCCGAAACCTAGTGCAAATGAGATAACGGCATTCAGCGGTGTATTAGGATTAGTCAACTGCTTATTCATGAAATTCTGCAGAATATAAGGCAGATAGCCGCTGATTAAAGTTGAGATCAGAGCAAATAAGATCGCGCCGGCAAACATCCAATAGGCTGGTGTGGCCATTTTAATCAAACGCCAGACAACAGCTAGCTGTTCATGTACTGGAATTGATTGCGACCAAATGCTGTTATTTTTTTTGTTTTTTTCTACAGTATTATCTGCCATTAGTTATCACCTCCAGTCAGTTTAGCTTCATAATGAGAGGCCATCTCCTGCTGATGGAAGGTATCTGCATAGTAGCCGTTTTGTGCAAGAAGTTCTGCGTGGCTGCCGCGTTCGATGACCCGTCCATGCGCAAAGACAAGAATTTCGTCTGCGTTAATAACCGAAGAAATTCTGGAAGCAGAAATAATTGTCGTCTGATCTTGACGCTGATTTTTCAAAGCTCCCAAAATCTCTTTTTCTGTACGAGCATCAACAGCTGAAAGAGCGTCATCTAAAATAAGAATTGCTGGATCGACAATCAATGCGCGGGCAATGGCAACACGCTGCTGCTGGCCGCCAGAAAGGCTGATGCCGTTTTCGCCGACTTCAGTCTCATATCCATTCGGCATTTGCAAAATATCGTCATGCAGCGCAGCTAATTTGGCAACTTGCTCGATTTCTTTTTGCGGTAGCTTTGGATTTGAAAAAGCAATATTTTCCGCAATACTGGTCGAAAAAAGGAAATTATCCTGGCTGACATAACCCAAGGAACTCAAATAGGCCGAGAGCTTATAATCGCGGATATCGTGTCCAGAAAAGTCAATCTCACCATCATATGAATCGAATTCACGCAAAAGCAGGCGTAATAATGTCGTTTTTCCGGATCCCACCGGGCCCACTAAACCCAGGGTCTTGCCACGGCCGACCTTGACATCGATATTTTTTAAAACCGTCTTGGTACCATCCGGATATGCGAAGCCCTTCAAACGAATATTCAATTCGCCTGGCTTGACCTGGGCAATGCCATTGGGATCATCGTGGATAGCACTTTTCTCATTCATCAAGTCCATCACACGATCATAAGAAGCATTGCCTCGCTCTAGAACATTGAATAATTGTCCCAAAGCAAACATCGGCCAGACCAATTGACTCAAGTAGGCCGCAAAACTAACTAATTGGCCAATAGAAATTGTCCCCCGCAGAACAAATTCGCCACCCAAGATAATCGTTAGCACATATGAAAAGGACATCACAATCGTTGCCAGCGGGTCAAAAAGAGAATCGACGCGAGCAACATGCGAATTCGTTTTAATCTGTTCGTCAGTCTGATGATTGAAATAATCGATATCTTCCTTAGACTGGCCAAGCGTCTTAATAACTTTCATACCCAAGAAGGATTCCTGTGTATGATCCGACATCTTGGAAAAACCTTCCTGATAAGCTGTAAACGCTTTACGCAGTCTCGGCATAATCAGTGAGACACCAAAAGCCAAAAATGGCAGCGGAATAATCGCAATCAGCGTTAAACGCCAGTCAACGGTTAAAATCATTGATGCCAAAACCAGAATGATGTTTGCCGATGAATCAAAAGTCATTAAGATGCCGCCGGAAGCAACTCGCTGGATCGAAGACAAATCATTAGATGCGTGGCTCATTAAATCGCCAGTCCGGTATTTTTGATAAAAGGGTGCATCCATTTCCATGTAGTGATCGTAAAGACGTTTGCGCAGCGTCCGTTCCAACAAGGCAGCACCCTTAACGATGTGCGTGTTCCAGCCATAACGAAAAACATAAGACGATAGAAAAAGCAAAGCCAGAATCAGCAAAAACACCAGCAGATATTGCCAGGTCAGATCTCTTTGAACGACTTTGTTTGTAAATAGGCCGATCATGTAGGGCGGGATGACATGCGACAAGTCAGTCAAGAACAGCAAAAATATCCCAACCGCGTACATCCGCCAATGTTCTTTAAAGAACCATTTTAACTTCAAAAATATACTCATAAAAAACTTGCTCCGAATAAAAAGTCGAATTAAAAATCCCGATAGCTTCCATTCTATCTCATTGCGTCAAGCCCATGTTTACAGCTATGATACAAATTTTTCCGCTCGCTAAAATCTGCTCGCTGCCAATTGGATTTGTGATCTAGCCTAAAAAACTGCTGTCATTGCAATGATCAACAATAACAGCAGTTTAAAATTCAACTTAATCGACGGCTTCAGAAGCAATTATGTGTAATTGGCCTTCAATTTGCCAATCAGATACAGTTGCCGGAATCAAAAAATGCATCCCCTTTTGCAGCAAATGTGATTCGTGATTGATAACAAGACTGCCCGAACCAGAAATAACGGAGCAGAGTGTATAGGCACCAATCTCATGATGCAAGACTAGACTGTCGAAAATTTCCCAGCCCCAGACTGCAAAGTAAGGTGAAAGGGGTGGTTCAACATAATTTGTTATGACATTGTCTCCGATCCGTTGATAGGAGATCTGCAGTTCTGGCGCCTTGAAAGGTACCGTTATCACCTCTTCAGACTTTTGAATATGCAAGGATCGTTTTTCATGAGTCTGCTGATCCACTCGGTCATAGTCATAAAGACGATAAGTCGTGTCCGAACTCTGCTGAGTTTCAAGCGCGACAATTCCTGCATTCAAGGCATGGACCGTACCACTGGGAACATAGACAAAATCACCAGCCTTCACAGGCAGCCTTTTTAAAAAATGTTCCCAATCGCCCGCTGCAATCATCTTTTTCATCTCATCTCGAGACTTGGCCTGATGGCCATAAATCAGATAGGCGCCTGGATCAGCACTGATAATATACCAACATTCCGTTTTCCCTAATTCATGCTCATGTTCTTCAG
The Oenococcus kitaharae DSM 17330 DNA segment above includes these coding regions:
- a CDS encoding class II fumarate hydratase, which encodes MDEYRIEEDSLGPVNIPQNALWGPQTERSRQNFSAGSKMPLVLIKVLLQLKKAAADANRAAGTLSGDKANLIIQAVDKLLVLNDEDLRQDFPLVIYQTGSGTQTNMNVNEVVAHMAGRLNSQIPILPNDDVNQGQSSNDIFPTAMNITAALAVTKLNQAIQHLIRELKKKETQYWRTVKVGRTHLQDATPLTFGQEISGWVSQLQHDLSYLQTLAPTLNELAIGGTAVGTGLNAAPGFAQTIAKKMADLYHIPFTADSNKFYGLAAHSGLNVVHGAIKTLASDLLKIANDIRFLASGPRAGYGELTIPANEPGSSIMPGKVNPTQAEAITMAAVRVLGNDVVISLAASQGNFEMNVYKPVLISAFLESADLLSTTITSFTDKLVVGLTANVQRMQELLNQSLMTVTALSPHIGYHDSAMIAQLAQREGLTLKAAALKSGKVSEKQFNKWVVAIGMTNIQ
- a CDS encoding amino acid ABC transporter ATP-binding protein, producing MIQFQDVEKYYGSFHALKKVNLTIDRGETVVLIGPSGSGKSTLIRAINGLEPIQEGHLTVNGFDIHDPKTDINKIRKRVGMVFQHFNLYNNKSVLENVMLAPRIVNHIPEEENEKYALDLLDRVGLKDKAGSMPSMLSGGQKQRVAIARSLAMKPLALLFDEPTSALDPEMIGDVLRIIQEIANDSDLTSLIVTHEMNFARKVANRVIFMADGQILEDSKTEDFFNKPTSERAQQFVDQVLDH
- the manA gene encoding mannose-6-phosphate isomerase, class I, with translation MVDVLFFKPVFHEKIWGGRKLADMFGYDLPDGRIGECWAISAHPHGRSQVENGSYRGQFLDDLWAHEPELFGSHNADKPFPLLTKILDAEDSLSVQVHPDDAYAEEHEHELGKTECWYIISADPGAYLIYGHQAKSRDEMKKMIAAGDWEHFLKRLPVKAGDFVYVPSGTVHALNAGIVALETQQSSDTTYRLYDYDRVDQQTHEKRSLHIQKSEEVITVPFKAPELQISYQRIGDNVITNYVEPPLSPYFAVWGWEIFDSLVLHHEIGAYTLCSVISGSGSLVINHESHLLQKGMHFLIPATVSDWQIEGQLHIIASEAVD
- a CDS encoding ABC transporter ATP-binding protein; translated protein: MSIFLKLKWFFKEHWRMYAVGIFLLFLTDLSHVIPPYMIGLFTNKVVQRDLTWQYLLVFLLILALLFLSSYVFRYGWNTHIVKGAALLERTLRKRLYDHYMEMDAPFYQKYRTGDLMSHASNDLSSIQRVASGGILMTFDSSANIILVLASMILTVDWRLTLIAIIPLPFLAFGVSLIMPRLRKAFTAYQEGFSKMSDHTQESFLGMKVIKTLGQSKEDIDYFNHQTDEQIKTNSHVARVDSLFDPLATIVMSFSYVLTIILGGEFVLRGTISIGQLVSFAAYLSQLVWPMFALGQLFNVLERGNASYDRVMDLMNEKSAIHDDPNGIAQVKPGELNIRLKGFAYPDGTKTVLKNIDVKVGRGKTLGLVGPVGSGKTTLLRLLLREFDSYDGEIDFSGHDIRDYKLSAYLSSLGYVSQDNFLFSTSIAENIAFSNPKLPQKEIEQVAKLAALHDDILQMPNGYETEVGENGISLSGGQQQRVAIARALIVDPAILILDDALSAVDARTEKEILGALKNQRQDQTTIISASRISSVINADEILVFAHGRVIERGSHAELLAQNGYYADTFHQQEMASHYEAKLTGGDN
- a CDS encoding transporter substrate-binding domain-containing protein, which gives rise to MEKAKKRRIGIITSIILTVVIILGVIFASAVAARNARHVDTWERVQRLGAIRWGVKADTKLFGLMNTKSGEPEGFDVDIAKALTVQLSKQSGVPMRADFTVVTSNTRIQLLKNANIDGFIATATITPEREKIIDFSNSYFKAGQAILVKDGSGIKNVRSLNNSKSTILGVVGSNSVINIKKFAPKARVLALGDYGQAMAALKAGQGQALTTDNGILYGLATENPGYSVVGGTFTTEPYGVAYDNHQTAMVKQTNRALKAIIANGTYNRLIRKWFRGVPGLNWRSLER
- a CDS encoding ABC transporter ATP-binding protein, which encodes MADNTVEKNKKNNSIWSQSIPVHEQLAVVWRLIKMATPAYWMFAGAILFALISTLISGYLPYILQNFMNKQLTNPNTPLNAVISFALGFGAIQIFSAILTYFQNFWYGQASETALNNVRKRLYAKLHQLGMRYFDQVPGGALVTRVMNDTESFFDFWMLLVNLIYAVASIISVYIFMFASDPGLSYWLLLIVPVTLLTIWVYQKYSSSVYRNMRAKLSALNAKLAESINGIETIQNFHQETRMKSEFEKINQEYFDARFHMVKMDSRLLGPMNQLLLGMTTVFILWYLGNQSFTAAVAGGTIYAFTNWIGNIFNPLNNVQQSLSTFQDGVVSGYRAGKILDDTTYEPAQHENANGKITDGKIEFRHVDFSYDGKTTILHDLSFTAEPGQTIALVGHTGSGKSSTINALMRFYEFQKGSILIDGQDIRDLDPVDFREKMGLVLQDSFMFYGDINSNIRMYDDSITDQQIVDAARFVDADKFIDSLPHGYKTPVLEGGSSLSAGQKQLISFARTIVRDPKILILDEATANIDTQTEAAIQRALKNMRTNRTTIAIAHRLSTIKDADLILVLDKGVVVEQGTHRQLLAQKGYYYDLYKMQSMENAGK
- a CDS encoding amino acid ABC transporter permease, whose product is MINLLTSNFGAFLTAFGYTVLSSIIALIASLILGTLFAILQIVPSRIARGIARIYVEVFRNIPLLIIVMFFYLVGTRVIALDGFTAGTIGLSLYTSAFIAETVRAGINAVDIGQTEGARANGLSFSQTLRIIVLPQAYKIAIPSLGNQFINLVKNSSILAFVAGGDLMYTANNVAAATFDSFNSYIIVGIFYLIITLPLSYYMKYLEAKTKGLAKEDS
- a CDS encoding amino acid ABC transporter permease gives rise to the protein MMIIAASIFDAFTPSNINYLLGGLGITIGVSIISVIASLVIGAFVGVIMYEKVPFLSRYVTIINDVIRNLPLLLIIFFIYFVLPRIGLYLPVFWATVIAMTVFESTMLAEIIRGGLLAVPAGQTEGARSVGMSNAQALMHIVLPQGIKKMIPPIISQLISLVKDTSLAVGIVLAEMTFRGQIVYAQNSNYTIPVFIALAIMYFILNFGLSLIAKWFDRRMAA